From a single Vicugna pacos chromosome 4, VicPac4, whole genome shotgun sequence genomic region:
- the NOXA1 gene encoding NADPH oxidase activator 1 isoform X3, translated as MPSLGDLVRDWHQGAQAVERGDWDCALRLFSGIPEPPARLCFNVGCVHLLAGDPEAALQAFDQAVTKDACMAVGFFQRGVANFQLERFWEALSDFQLALAQLRDNATIDYTQLGLRFKLQAWEAQPCSWPPGSVGLEGGALGGCLPRSRSRCSRKRTAFPALWKPPVSQQAAHEVRFNMAAAQCQLGLWAEATRSLEKAISQGPDGARDDLDVALGQVQKQAPLQPRQVPGGEVFRPHRRHLEHLEPVDFLGKAKVVACTVPDDQHEDIQPQQPQVHDVHGEAGPWAAIRACDNRPYRAGTLCDPRTPLDAEMEVSAGQAGQADSCTLATSDEQGTPMEQAGQQVPPGPLVAGEPGPGSSEDPAGVREVAAGGPESLVTIMVQCAFTLALKAPRGADLSSLRALLSQALPPQAQHGQLRYRDPSDDRCWVPLTGEEALQRAWQGAAAGRGRLQLQCQGVGGRPVLYQVVAQHSYRAQGPEDLGLRPGDTVDVLCEVDQAWLEGHCDGRIGIFPKCFVVPAGRRT; from the exons ATGCCCTCGCTCGGGGACCTGGTGCGCGACTGGCACCAGGGCGCACAGGCCGTGGAGCGCGGGGACTGGGACTGCGCCCTGCGCCTCTTCTCGGGCATCCCGGAGCCGCCCGCCAGGTTGTGCTTCAACGTGGGCTGCGtgcacctgctggctggggacccGGAGGCCGCGCTGCAG GCATTTGACCAAGCGGTGACCAAGGACGCCTGCATGGCTGTCGGCTTCTTCCAGCGAGGAGTGGCGAACTTCCAGCTGGAGAG GTTCTGGGAGGCCCTGTCCGACTTTCAGCTGGCTCTGGCGCAGCTGAGGGACAACGCTACCATCGACTACACCCAGCTGGGCCTGCGGTTCAAACTGCAGGCCTGGGAG GCTCAGCCCTGTTCCTGGCCTCCCGGGAGTGTTGGCCTAGAGGGAGGGGCGTTGGGAGGATGCCTCCCGCGCTCTCGCTCTCGGTGCTCCCGGAAACGCACTGCCTTCCCAGCCCTCTGGAAACCACCTGTGTCCCAGCAAGCCGCCCACGAG GTGCGGTTCAACATGGCTGCAGCGCAGTGCCAGCTGGGGCTCTGGGCTGAGGCCACCCGCAGCCTGGAGAAGGCCATCTCCCAGGGGCCGGACGGGGCCCGTGATGACCTGGATGTCGCCCTGGGCCAAGTACAG AAACAGGCCCCCCTGCAGCCTCGGCAGGTCCCGGGGGGCGAGGTCTTCCGGCCCCACCGGCGGCACCTGGAGCACCTGGAGCCTGTGGACTTCCTGGGCAAGGCCAAG GTGGTGGCCTGCACTGTCCCTGATGACCAGCATGAGGACATCCAGCCTCAGCAGCCACAG GTCCACGATGTGCATGGTGAAGCCGGGCCCTGGGCTGCCATACG ggcctGTGACAACCGCCCCTACAGGGCTGGTACCCTTTGCGACCCCAGGACACCCCTTGATGCAGAGATGGAGGTCAGCGCTGGCCAGGCTGGCCAGGCTGACTCCTGCACACTGGCCACCTCCGATGAGCAG GGCACCCCCATGGAGCAGGCTGGCCAGCAGGTTCCTCCAG gGCCGCTGGTGGCTGGGGAGCCGGGCCCTGGCTCCTCTGAGGACCCCGCGGGTGTTAGG GAAGTGGCTGCAGGGGGCCCCGAGTCCTTGGTGACCATCATGGTGCAGTGTGCCTTCACCCTGGCCCTGAAGGCCCCAAGAGGAGCTGACCTGTCCAGCCTGCGGGCTCTGCTGAGCCAGGCCCTTCCTCCCCAGGCCCAGCATGGGCAGCTCAG ATACAGAGACCCTAGTGACGACAGGTGCTGGGTGCCACTCACTGGGGAGGAGGCGCTGCAGAGGGCCTGGCAAGGTGCGGCTGCCGGCCGCGGGAGGCTGCAGCTCCAGTGCCAG GGAGTGGGCGGCCGGCCTGTCCTCTACCAGGTGGTGGCCCAGCACAGCTACCGCGCCCAGGGGCCTGAGGACCTAGGCTTGCGGCCAGGAGACACGGTGGACGTCCTGTGTGAAG TGGACCAGGCGTGGCTGGAGGGCCACTGTGATGGCCGAATTGGCATTTTCCCCAAGTGCTTCGTGGTCCCAGCTGGCCGGCGCACGTGA
- the NOXA1 gene encoding NADPH oxidase activator 1 isoform X4, with protein MPSLGDLVRDWHQGAQAVERGDWDCALRLFSGIPEPPARLCFNVGCVHLLAGDPEAALQAFDQAVTKDACMAVGFFQRGVANFQLERFWEALSDFQLALAQLRDNATIDYTQLGLRFKLQAWEVRFNMAAAQCQLGLWAEATRSLEKAISQGPDGARDDLDVALGQVQKQAPLQPRQVPGGEVFRPHRRHLEHLEPVDFLGKAKVVACTVPDDQHEDIQPQQPQVHDVHGEAGPWAAIRACDNRPYRAGTLCDPRTPLDAEMEVSAGQAGQADSCTLATSDEQGTPMEQAGQQVPPGEGIQSSGWQVGCSVEGAPGPLVAGEPGPGSSEDPAGVREVAAGGPESLVTIMVQCAFTLALKAPRGADLSSLRALLSQALPPQAQHGQLRYRDPSDDRCWVPLTGEEALQRAWQGAAAGRGRLQLQCQGVGGRPVLYQVVAQHSYRAQGPEDLGLRPGDTVDVLCEVDQAWLEGHCDGRIGIFPKCFVVPAGRRT; from the exons ATGCCCTCGCTCGGGGACCTGGTGCGCGACTGGCACCAGGGCGCACAGGCCGTGGAGCGCGGGGACTGGGACTGCGCCCTGCGCCTCTTCTCGGGCATCCCGGAGCCGCCCGCCAGGTTGTGCTTCAACGTGGGCTGCGtgcacctgctggctggggacccGGAGGCCGCGCTGCAG GCATTTGACCAAGCGGTGACCAAGGACGCCTGCATGGCTGTCGGCTTCTTCCAGCGAGGAGTGGCGAACTTCCAGCTGGAGAG GTTCTGGGAGGCCCTGTCCGACTTTCAGCTGGCTCTGGCGCAGCTGAGGGACAACGCTACCATCGACTACACCCAGCTGGGCCTGCGGTTCAAACTGCAGGCCTGGGAG GTGCGGTTCAACATGGCTGCAGCGCAGTGCCAGCTGGGGCTCTGGGCTGAGGCCACCCGCAGCCTGGAGAAGGCCATCTCCCAGGGGCCGGACGGGGCCCGTGATGACCTGGATGTCGCCCTGGGCCAAGTACAG AAACAGGCCCCCCTGCAGCCTCGGCAGGTCCCGGGGGGCGAGGTCTTCCGGCCCCACCGGCGGCACCTGGAGCACCTGGAGCCTGTGGACTTCCTGGGCAAGGCCAAG GTGGTGGCCTGCACTGTCCCTGATGACCAGCATGAGGACATCCAGCCTCAGCAGCCACAG GTCCACGATGTGCATGGTGAAGCCGGGCCCTGGGCTGCCATACG ggcctGTGACAACCGCCCCTACAGGGCTGGTACCCTTTGCGACCCCAGGACACCCCTTGATGCAGAGATGGAGGTCAGCGCTGGCCAGGCTGGCCAGGCTGACTCCTGCACACTGGCCACCTCCGATGAGCAG GGCACCCCCATGGAGCAGGCTGGCCAGCAGGTTCCTCCAGGTGAGGGCATCCAGAGCAGCGGATGGCAGGTGGGGTGCTCCGTAGAGGGAGCCCCAG gGCCGCTGGTGGCTGGGGAGCCGGGCCCTGGCTCCTCTGAGGACCCCGCGGGTGTTAGG GAAGTGGCTGCAGGGGGCCCCGAGTCCTTGGTGACCATCATGGTGCAGTGTGCCTTCACCCTGGCCCTGAAGGCCCCAAGAGGAGCTGACCTGTCCAGCCTGCGGGCTCTGCTGAGCCAGGCCCTTCCTCCCCAGGCCCAGCATGGGCAGCTCAG ATACAGAGACCCTAGTGACGACAGGTGCTGGGTGCCACTCACTGGGGAGGAGGCGCTGCAGAGGGCCTGGCAAGGTGCGGCTGCCGGCCGCGGGAGGCTGCAGCTCCAGTGCCAG GGAGTGGGCGGCCGGCCTGTCCTCTACCAGGTGGTGGCCCAGCACAGCTACCGCGCCCAGGGGCCTGAGGACCTAGGCTTGCGGCCAGGAGACACGGTGGACGTCCTGTGTGAAG TGGACCAGGCGTGGCTGGAGGGCCACTGTGATGGCCGAATTGGCATTTTCCCCAAGTGCTTCGTGGTCCCAGCTGGCCGGCGCACGTGA
- the NOXA1 gene encoding NADPH oxidase activator 1 isoform X1, translating into MPSLGDLVRDWHQGAQAVERGDWDCALRLFSGIPEPPARLCFNVGCVHLLAGDPEAALQAFDQAVTKDACMAVGFFQRGVANFQLERFWEALSDFQLALAQLRDNATIDYTQLGLRFKLQAWEAQPCSWPPGSVGLEGGALGGCLPRSRSRCSRKRTAFPALWKPPVSQQAAHEVRFNMAAAQCQLGLWAEATRSLEKAISQGPDGARDDLDVALGQVQKQAPLQPRQVPGGEVFRPHRRHLEHLEPVDFLGKAKVVACTVPDDQHEDIQPQQPQVHDVHGEAGPWAAIRACDNRPYRAGTLCDPRTPLDAEMEVSAGQAGQADSCTLATSDEQGTPMEQAGQQVPPGEGIQSSGWQVGCSVEGAPGPLVAGEPGPGSSEDPAGVREVAAGGPESLVTIMVQCAFTLALKAPRGADLSSLRALLSQALPPQAQHGQLRYRDPSDDRCWVPLTGEEALQRAWQGAAAGRGRLQLQCQGVGGRPVLYQVVAQHSYRAQGPEDLGLRPGDTVDVLCEVDQAWLEGHCDGRIGIFPKCFVVPAGRRT; encoded by the exons ATGCCCTCGCTCGGGGACCTGGTGCGCGACTGGCACCAGGGCGCACAGGCCGTGGAGCGCGGGGACTGGGACTGCGCCCTGCGCCTCTTCTCGGGCATCCCGGAGCCGCCCGCCAGGTTGTGCTTCAACGTGGGCTGCGtgcacctgctggctggggacccGGAGGCCGCGCTGCAG GCATTTGACCAAGCGGTGACCAAGGACGCCTGCATGGCTGTCGGCTTCTTCCAGCGAGGAGTGGCGAACTTCCAGCTGGAGAG GTTCTGGGAGGCCCTGTCCGACTTTCAGCTGGCTCTGGCGCAGCTGAGGGACAACGCTACCATCGACTACACCCAGCTGGGCCTGCGGTTCAAACTGCAGGCCTGGGAG GCTCAGCCCTGTTCCTGGCCTCCCGGGAGTGTTGGCCTAGAGGGAGGGGCGTTGGGAGGATGCCTCCCGCGCTCTCGCTCTCGGTGCTCCCGGAAACGCACTGCCTTCCCAGCCCTCTGGAAACCACCTGTGTCCCAGCAAGCCGCCCACGAG GTGCGGTTCAACATGGCTGCAGCGCAGTGCCAGCTGGGGCTCTGGGCTGAGGCCACCCGCAGCCTGGAGAAGGCCATCTCCCAGGGGCCGGACGGGGCCCGTGATGACCTGGATGTCGCCCTGGGCCAAGTACAG AAACAGGCCCCCCTGCAGCCTCGGCAGGTCCCGGGGGGCGAGGTCTTCCGGCCCCACCGGCGGCACCTGGAGCACCTGGAGCCTGTGGACTTCCTGGGCAAGGCCAAG GTGGTGGCCTGCACTGTCCCTGATGACCAGCATGAGGACATCCAGCCTCAGCAGCCACAG GTCCACGATGTGCATGGTGAAGCCGGGCCCTGGGCTGCCATACG ggcctGTGACAACCGCCCCTACAGGGCTGGTACCCTTTGCGACCCCAGGACACCCCTTGATGCAGAGATGGAGGTCAGCGCTGGCCAGGCTGGCCAGGCTGACTCCTGCACACTGGCCACCTCCGATGAGCAG GGCACCCCCATGGAGCAGGCTGGCCAGCAGGTTCCTCCAGGTGAGGGCATCCAGAGCAGCGGATGGCAGGTGGGGTGCTCCGTAGAGGGAGCCCCAG gGCCGCTGGTGGCTGGGGAGCCGGGCCCTGGCTCCTCTGAGGACCCCGCGGGTGTTAGG GAAGTGGCTGCAGGGGGCCCCGAGTCCTTGGTGACCATCATGGTGCAGTGTGCCTTCACCCTGGCCCTGAAGGCCCCAAGAGGAGCTGACCTGTCCAGCCTGCGGGCTCTGCTGAGCCAGGCCCTTCCTCCCCAGGCCCAGCATGGGCAGCTCAG ATACAGAGACCCTAGTGACGACAGGTGCTGGGTGCCACTCACTGGGGAGGAGGCGCTGCAGAGGGCCTGGCAAGGTGCGGCTGCCGGCCGCGGGAGGCTGCAGCTCCAGTGCCAG GGAGTGGGCGGCCGGCCTGTCCTCTACCAGGTGGTGGCCCAGCACAGCTACCGCGCCCAGGGGCCTGAGGACCTAGGCTTGCGGCCAGGAGACACGGTGGACGTCCTGTGTGAAG TGGACCAGGCGTGGCTGGAGGGCCACTGTGATGGCCGAATTGGCATTTTCCCCAAGTGCTTCGTGGTCCCAGCTGGCCGGCGCACGTGA
- the NOXA1 gene encoding NADPH oxidase activator 1 isoform X2, producing MPSLGDLVRDWHQGAQAVERGDWDCALRLFSGIPEPPARLCFNVGCVHLLAGDPEAALQAFDQAVTKDACMAVGFFQRGVANFQLERFWEALSDFQLALAQLRDNATIDYTQLGLRFKLQAWEAQPCSWPPGSVGLEGGALGGCLPRSRSRCSRKRTAFPALWKPPVSQQAAHEVRFNMAAAQCQLGLWAEATRSLEKAISQGPDGARDDLDVALGQVQKQAPLQPRQVPGGEVFRPHRRHLEHLEPVDFLGKAKVVACTVPDDQHEDIQPQQPQVHDVHGEAGPWAAIRACDNRPYRAGTLCDPRTPLDAEMEVSAGQAGQADSCTLATSDEQGTPMEQAGQQVPPGEGIQSSGWQVGCSVEGAPGPLVAGEPGPGSSEDPAGVREVAAGGPESLVTIMVQCAFTLALKAPRGADLSSLRALLSQALPPQAQHGQLRDPSDDRCWVPLTGEEALQRAWQGAAAGRGRLQLQCQGVGGRPVLYQVVAQHSYRAQGPEDLGLRPGDTVDVLCEVDQAWLEGHCDGRIGIFPKCFVVPAGRRT from the exons ATGCCCTCGCTCGGGGACCTGGTGCGCGACTGGCACCAGGGCGCACAGGCCGTGGAGCGCGGGGACTGGGACTGCGCCCTGCGCCTCTTCTCGGGCATCCCGGAGCCGCCCGCCAGGTTGTGCTTCAACGTGGGCTGCGtgcacctgctggctggggacccGGAGGCCGCGCTGCAG GCATTTGACCAAGCGGTGACCAAGGACGCCTGCATGGCTGTCGGCTTCTTCCAGCGAGGAGTGGCGAACTTCCAGCTGGAGAG GTTCTGGGAGGCCCTGTCCGACTTTCAGCTGGCTCTGGCGCAGCTGAGGGACAACGCTACCATCGACTACACCCAGCTGGGCCTGCGGTTCAAACTGCAGGCCTGGGAG GCTCAGCCCTGTTCCTGGCCTCCCGGGAGTGTTGGCCTAGAGGGAGGGGCGTTGGGAGGATGCCTCCCGCGCTCTCGCTCTCGGTGCTCCCGGAAACGCACTGCCTTCCCAGCCCTCTGGAAACCACCTGTGTCCCAGCAAGCCGCCCACGAG GTGCGGTTCAACATGGCTGCAGCGCAGTGCCAGCTGGGGCTCTGGGCTGAGGCCACCCGCAGCCTGGAGAAGGCCATCTCCCAGGGGCCGGACGGGGCCCGTGATGACCTGGATGTCGCCCTGGGCCAAGTACAG AAACAGGCCCCCCTGCAGCCTCGGCAGGTCCCGGGGGGCGAGGTCTTCCGGCCCCACCGGCGGCACCTGGAGCACCTGGAGCCTGTGGACTTCCTGGGCAAGGCCAAG GTGGTGGCCTGCACTGTCCCTGATGACCAGCATGAGGACATCCAGCCTCAGCAGCCACAG GTCCACGATGTGCATGGTGAAGCCGGGCCCTGGGCTGCCATACG ggcctGTGACAACCGCCCCTACAGGGCTGGTACCCTTTGCGACCCCAGGACACCCCTTGATGCAGAGATGGAGGTCAGCGCTGGCCAGGCTGGCCAGGCTGACTCCTGCACACTGGCCACCTCCGATGAGCAG GGCACCCCCATGGAGCAGGCTGGCCAGCAGGTTCCTCCAGGTGAGGGCATCCAGAGCAGCGGATGGCAGGTGGGGTGCTCCGTAGAGGGAGCCCCAG gGCCGCTGGTGGCTGGGGAGCCGGGCCCTGGCTCCTCTGAGGACCCCGCGGGTGTTAGG GAAGTGGCTGCAGGGGGCCCCGAGTCCTTGGTGACCATCATGGTGCAGTGTGCCTTCACCCTGGCCCTGAAGGCCCCAAGAGGAGCTGACCTGTCCAGCCTGCGGGCTCTGCTGAGCCAGGCCCTTCCTCCCCAGGCCCAGCATGGGCAGCTCAG AGACCCTAGTGACGACAGGTGCTGGGTGCCACTCACTGGGGAGGAGGCGCTGCAGAGGGCCTGGCAAGGTGCGGCTGCCGGCCGCGGGAGGCTGCAGCTCCAGTGCCAG GGAGTGGGCGGCCGGCCTGTCCTCTACCAGGTGGTGGCCCAGCACAGCTACCGCGCCCAGGGGCCTGAGGACCTAGGCTTGCGGCCAGGAGACACGGTGGACGTCCTGTGTGAAG TGGACCAGGCGTGGCTGGAGGGCCACTGTGATGGCCGAATTGGCATTTTCCCCAAGTGCTTCGTGGTCCCAGCTGGCCGGCGCACGTGA
- the ENTPD8 gene encoding ectonucleoside triphosphate diphosphohydrolase 8: MGLTQKERVFTVLLGFAAVSGLVTLILILVEATNVLLPADTKFGIVVDAGSSHTSLFVYQWPADKENDTGVVSQALACQVEGPGISSYTSDPEQAGESLQGCLEEALALIPEAQHQETPMFLGATAGMRLLSQKNSSQAEDIFAAVSRVLGQSPLDFWGAELLGGQDEGAFGWITINYILGKLVKYSFSGEWIPPLDGTLVGALDMGGASTQITFVPGVPILDKSTQATFRLYGSDHSVYTHSYLCFGRDQVLSRLLAGLVQSSQGPLVRHPCYHSSYRDTLPLAPLYESPCVRAAAPADLAKNITVEGTGNPGACVAAIRGLFNFSSCGGRGDCAFNGVYQPPVRGQFYAFSNYYHTFHFLNLTSGQPLATVNATIWDFCQRPWKLVEASSPGQDRWLRDYCASGLYILTLLLEGYGFREETWPGIKFREQASGMDIGWTLGYMLNLTNMTPAEAPAQWRAQSYGVWAAGLVFMVLTLAAILGAAALQLFWLQD, translated from the exons ATGGGGCTGACTCAGAAGGAGCGAGTCTTCACGGTCCTGCTGGGGTTCGCAGCCGTCTCTGGCCTTGTCACGCTCATTCTCATCCTGGTGGAGGCCACCAACGTCCTCCTGCCCGCAGACACCAAG TTCGGGATCGTGGTAGACGCCGGGTCCTCCCACACATCCCTCTTTGTGTATCAGTGGCCAGCGGACAAAGAGAATGACACAGGCGTGGTCAGCCAGGCCCTGGCCTGCCAGGTGGAAG GGCCTGGAATCTCCTCCTACACCTCTGACCCTGAACAGGCTGGCGAGAGTCTgcagggctgcctggaggaggcgcTGGCCCTGATCCCAGAGGCCCAGCACCAGGAAACGCCCATGTTCCTGGGGGCCACGGCGGGCATGAGGCTGCTCAG CCAGAAGAACAGCTCTCAGGCAGAGGACATCTTTGCAGCGGTCAGCCGCGTCCTGGGCCAGTCTCCCTTGGACTTCTGGGGTGCTGAGCTCCTGGGTGGGCAGGATGAAGGTGCCTTTGGTTGGATCACCATCAACTACATCCTGGGCAAGCTGGTCAAG TACTCCTTCTCCGGAGAATGGATCCCGCCTCTAGACGGGACGTTGGTGGGCGCCCTGGACATGGGTGGGGCCTCCACGCAGATCACTTTTGTGCCCGGGGTCCCCATACTGGACAAGAGCACCCAGGCCACCTTCCGCCTGTACGGCTCCGACCACAGCGTCTACACCCACAGCTACCTCTGCTTCGGGCGCGACCAGGTGCTCAGCAGGCTCCTGGCAGGGCTGGTGCAG AGCAGCCAGGGCCCCCTGGTCCGCCACCCTTGCTACCACAGCAGCTACCGGGACACGCTGCCCTTGGCCCCCCTGTACGAGTCGCCCTGTGTCCGCGCTGCGGCGCCCGCAGACCTGGCCAAGAACATCACGGTGGAGGGGACGGGGAACCCCGGGGCCTGCGTCGCGGCCATCCGGGGTCTCTTCAACTTCTCCAGCTGCGGCGGCCGAGGCGACTGTGCCTTCAATGGGGTCTACCAGCCCCCCGTGCGGGGCCAGTTCTAC GCCTTCTCCAACTACTATCACACCTTCCACTTCCTGAACCTCACCTCTGGGCAGCCGCTGGCCACTGTCAATGCCACCATCTGGGACTTCTGCCAGAGGCCCTGGAAGCTG GTGGAGGCGAGCTCGCCGGGGCAGGACCGCTGGCTGCGGGACTACTGTGCCTCCGGCCTGTACATCCTCACCCTCCTGCTGGAGGGCTACGGTTTCCGGGAGGAGACCTGGCCCGGCATCAAGTTCCGCGAGCAG GCCAGCGGCATGGACATCGGCTGGACGCTGGGCTACATGCTGAACCTGACCAACATGACCCCGGCTGAGGCCCCGGCCCAGTGGCGGGCACAGAGCTACGGTGTCTGGGCGGCCGGGTTGGTCTTCATGGTGCTGACCCTCGCGGCCATCCTGGGGGCTGCTGCGCTGCAGCTCTTCTGGCTGCAGGACTGA